A stretch of DNA from Streptomyces gobiensis:
CGCCCTGCGGGCGAGGGGCCACCGCTGGCACCGGCTGGCGGACCGCGCCGCCTCCTGCGCCCAGGTGCGGGACCGGCTGAAGACGGATGGCCCGCTGACCGCCTCGGAGCTGGGCGGCGCCAAGAACGGCGGGGAGTGGTACGACTGGTCCGAAACCAAGATCGCGGTGGAGTGGCTGCTGGACACCGGCGAGGTGGTCTGCACCGAGCGCCGTGGCTGGAAACGGGTGTACGACCTGGCGGAACGTGTGATTCCCGACGCACTCTTCCACGACGACATCGATGACCGCGAGTGTCTGCGCCGGCTGGTCGCCCAGGCCGGGGGCGCACTGGGGGTGGCCACCCGCGCGGATCTGGCCGACTACCACCGGCTCAAGGCCGATCAGGTCGATGCGGTGATACGGGACACCGGCCTGGTGCCGGTCGTGGTCGAGGGCTGGGGCAAGCCCGCCTGGGCAGCCCCGGCGGCACTGGCCTCGGTACCACGGGGGCGGCACCGCACCACGCTGCTCTCCCCCTTTGACTCGCTGATCTGGGACCGTGCGCGCACGGAGCGTATCTTCGGTTTCACTCACCGGCTGGAGGCGTATGTCCCCAGATCCAAGCGGGTCCACGGCTACTTCGCGATGCCGCTGCTCGCGGGCGGGAAGCTGCTGGGCCGAGTGGATCCGGCAAGGGAGGGCGGCACGCTGGTGGCCCGCCAGCTGTCCATGACCGGTCCCAGGGCCGTTGCCCCTATGGCCCATGCCCTCCGGGAAGCCGCCACGTGGGTGGGCAGCAGCACCATCCACGTCCCCCACTGCACCCCGCCCGACCTACAAGTCCCCCTGCAAAAAGCCCTGGCCTGACCCTGCCCCGCTGCGGGACCAGCGTGTCAGCGGATCTCGAGGATCTTCTCCCGCATCGCGTACACCACCGCCTCCATCCTGGAGTGCAGCTGCAACTTCTCCAGAATATTGCGCACGTGGTTCTTCACCGTGTTCTCGCTGATGTAAAGCTCTTTGGCGATATCCCGGTTGTTCATACCCGTAGCGACCAGCTTGAGGACCTCAAGCTCCCGATCGGTCAGCCGGGGCGCCGGCACCAGCTTGCTCTCATCCGTGCGCTGGATCATCGACTTGAACTCGGTGAGCAGCTTCGCCGCCATCGACGGACTGATCTGGGACTGGCCATCGGCGACCGCCCGGATCGCGGTGGACACCTCATCGGTGGAGATCTCCTTGAGGAGATAACCCGTAGCGCCGGCCTTGATGGCGTCGTAGAGATCGGCCTCCTCATCACTGATCGTCAGCATGATGATCTTCGCACTGGGTGCCACCTCCTTGATAGAGGTGCACGCCTCAATGCCGCC
This window harbors:
- a CDS encoding response regulator, producing MVDSFGPAMPDAHCEGGSSPESLAVAADVREREPRDEPIRVLVVDDHALFRRGLEIVLAQEEDIQVIGEAGDGAEAVDKAADLLPDIVLMDVRMPKRGGIEACTSIKEVAPSAKIIMLTISDEEADLYDAIKAGATGYLLKEISTDEVSTAIRAVADGQSQISPSMAAKLLTEFKSMIQRTDESKLVPAPRLTDRELEVLKLVATGMNNRDIAKELYISENTVKNHVRNILEKLQLHSRMEAVVYAMREKILEIR
- a CDS encoding winged helix-turn-helix domain-containing protein, yielding MTTPELSLSADEARRMALRAQGLLGAPDRGAGVRGMLRRLGAVQLDTISVLARSHELVPYARLGAVGRSAVESAYWTGTHAFEYWSHAACVLPVEEWPHFAFRRRALRARGHRWHRLADRAASCAQVRDRLKTDGPLTASELGGAKNGGEWYDWSETKIAVEWLLDTGEVVCTERRGWKRVYDLAERVIPDALFHDDIDDRECLRRLVAQAGGALGVATRADLADYHRLKADQVDAVIRDTGLVPVVVEGWGKPAWAAPAALASVPRGRHRTTLLSPFDSLIWDRARTERIFGFTHRLEAYVPRSKRVHGYFAMPLLAGGKLLGRVDPAREGGTLVARQLSMTGPRAVAPMAHALREAATWVGSSTIHVPHCTPPDLQVPLQKALA